One genomic region from Chlamydia poikilotherma encodes:
- the plsX gene encoding phosphate acyltransferase PlsX: protein MNVQIGIDLMGGDHSPLIIWEVLIDVLNSRASNSHISFTAFASDEVKEQILNNYTHKEYPEIIASEGFVTMDDSPLSAIRKKSSSMALGLDYLKEDKIDAFISTGNTAALITLSRAKIPVFPTVRRPALLVRVPTMRGCAVILDVGANVSVNPDEMLGFARMGLAYRQCLGKTERPTIGLLNIGSEERKGTEAHRQTFRILRETFQDAFLGNIESGDVFGGSVDVVVSDGFTGNIFLKTAEGVFDFLRHILGDKLESDVKRQLDYTIYPGSMVCGLSKLVIKCHGKACGRSLFNGISGSIDLARARVCEQILSSLS from the coding sequence ATGAACGTACAAATTGGCATAGATCTGATGGGAGGAGATCACTCTCCTCTCATTATTTGGGAAGTGCTAATCGATGTACTCAATTCTCGAGCTTCGAACTCGCACATTTCTTTTACTGCTTTTGCTTCTGATGAGGTGAAGGAGCAGATACTCAATAACTACACACATAAAGAATATCCTGAGATAATTGCTTCGGAAGGCTTTGTCACTATGGATGATTCTCCGTTATCCGCTATTCGCAAAAAATCTTCATCCATGGCTCTGGGTTTAGATTATCTTAAAGAGGATAAGATAGATGCATTTATTTCTACGGGAAATACCGCAGCATTGATTACCTTATCTCGAGCTAAAATTCCTGTATTTCCCACCGTTCGTCGTCCAGCTTTACTTGTTCGCGTGCCCACTATGCGTGGTTGTGCAGTCATATTGGATGTTGGTGCTAATGTTTCTGTGAATCCAGACGAGATGTTAGGTTTTGCTCGCATGGGTTTGGCCTATAGACAATGTCTTGGAAAGACGGAACGTCCTACTATAGGTTTGTTGAACATTGGTTCTGAAGAACGAAAAGGGACTGAAGCTCATCGGCAAACCTTTCGTATTCTTAGAGAAACCTTTCAGGATGCCTTTTTGGGTAATATTGAAAGTGGGGACGTCTTTGGCGGCAGTGTGGATGTTGTTGTTTCTGACGGGTTTACAGGAAACATCTTCTTGAAAACTGCCGAGGGTGTTTTTGATTTCCTGCGCCATATTTTAGGAGATAAATTAGAGTCTGATGTGAAACGACAGTTAGATTATACGATTTATCCTGGCTCAATGGTGTGTGGGCTTTCCAAACTTGTAATAAAATGTCATGGGAAAGCTTGTGGAAGATCTTTATTTAATGGAATTTCTGGATCTATAGATTTAGCTCGGGCACGTGTTTGTGAGCAGATTTTATCTAG
- the rpmF gene encoding 50S ribosomal protein L32, whose translation MAVPRNRHSNARKNIRRSHHAKKARHAAVCNNCKQAFIPHTICTSCGFYNGKAVMTVEKK comes from the coding sequence ATGGCAGTACCACGCAATCGACATAGCAATGCGCGAAAAAATATCCGAAGAAGTCATCATGCGAAAAAAGCTCGTCATGCCGCTGTCTGCAACAACTGCAAGCAAGCTTTTATTCCTCATACGATTTGTACTTCTTGTGGTTTTTATAACGGGAAAGCCGTTATGACTGTAGAAAAGAAATAA